The Acanthopagrus latus isolate v.2019 chromosome 13, fAcaLat1.1, whole genome shotgun sequence genome contains a region encoding:
- the gucy2d gene encoding retinal guanylyl cyclase 1, translating into MASHRDPRFLHNLSYHPRWQHDSIKVRRKRHMRTAATNSSSGCSLSKSIAASSSLSPGSLSSKPQLPSSQCFQSCRWNWFLLPLVLFLILPCQAWATTFKVALVGPWTCDLLYSKALPDLAARLATSRINKDPYLNKGYWYDYTLINEDCKSSRALARFAELDGYGAAFLGPANPGYCSSAALYTKEWDVGILSWGCLKPNMNRGGMYPTFLRPLPLSSHVLFAVLRFFHWAHVAIISEETDLWEATGQELASSLRDLGLPVNPVVTMGDDKEGPRRALTRVREADRVRVIIMCMPSVLIGGQSQYQLLTTALHMRMIDRGYVFIPYDTLLYALPYKDAHYYSLGNDTKLRKAFDGVLTITMDSGERNFHEAFRDAQDSYEIRSSTPPEQVSPFFGTIYNMIYYIAMAAEQARANGGRWVTGQILADSKGGFDFEGFNQPLKAGRNGEGMQAPYVVLDYSGIGSTLYSTHTLQAMYTDGTTGSLKYIQSIHFAGSTPYTDSGCWFSPYFACAGGMDSVTILFFSLLVISLIGFGVNFGSLKRGTRIGFSFGGGGDGSSKVVLTLDDLIFINTQISKRKLTDESILRSQLDMKTPHHSVSGRSYLASTPDSSNVAVFEGDWVWLKKCPTGVVSGVNSNTENLFVKLRDMRHENINLFLGLFFDSGIFGIVTEHCSRGSLEDLLNSEEVRLDWMFKSSLLMDLIRGIKYLHNRDIIHGRLKSRNCVVDGRFVLKVTDYGYNEILIAQSIDTEEEKPEDLLWTAPELLRNPGQRRRGTYAGDVYSFSIVSQEVICRSSPFCMLDMPPKEIVSKVKDCPPLCRPVMSVDEAPVDVIQVMKQCWSEEPEKRPTFEEIFKQFKNITKGKKTNIIDSMLRMLEQYSSNLEDLIRERTEELEVERQKTDKLLAQMLPKSVAQALKTGKPVKPEHFSEVTLYFSDIVGFTTISALSEPIEVVDLLNDLYTLFDAIIGLHDVYKVETIGDAYMVASGVPSRNGNRHAAEMANMSLDILHCIGTFKMRHMPDLKVRIRIGLHSGPVVAGVVGLTMPRYCLFGDTVNTASRMESTGLPYRIHVNQSTVDVLNSLKLGYKIQVRGLTELKGKGIENTYWLVGRDDFTKPLPVPPDLQGGSNHGISLEEVPPDRRQKFLDRQKKMG; encoded by the exons ATGGCAAGTCACAGAGACCCACGCTTTCTGCACAACCTGTCCTACCATCCACGATGGCAGCACGACTCAATTaaagtgaggagaaaaagacaTATGCGGACAGCGGCTACGAACAGTTCCAGTGGATGTAGTCTGTCTAAATCAATAGCAGCTTCATCATCATTGTCACCAGGATCTTTGTCATCTAAACCACAGTTGCCATCATCCCAATGCTTTCAGAGCTGCCGGTGGAACTGGTTTCTCTTGCCATTAGTCCTATTCTTAATTCTGCCCTGTCAAGCTTGGGCAACCACGTTCAAGGTGGCCCTGGTAGGACCGTGGACATGTGACCTGTTATACTCCAAAGCCCTCCCTGACTTGGCAGCCCGCCTTGCCACCAGCCGCATCAACAAGGACCCCTACCTCAACAAAGGCTACTGGTATGACTACACGCTGATCAATGAGGATTGCAAGTCCTCCCGTGCCCTTGCTCGCTTTGCTGAGCTGGATGGTTATGGTGCTGCTTTCCTGGGCCCCGCAAACCCCGGCTACTGCTCATCAGCTGCTCTGTACACAAAGGAGTGGGATGTTGGGATTCTTTCCTGGGGTTGCCTCAAACCCAACATGAACAGAGGAGGGATGTATCCGACATTTCTGCGGCCGCTGCCACTTTCATCCCATGTTCTCTTCGCTGTGTTGCGGTTCTTTCATTGGGCCCATGTGGCCATAATCTCAGAGGAGACAGACCTGTGGGAAGCCACAGGACAGGAGCTGGCCTCATCCTTGAGGGACCTTGGCCTACCTGTCAACCCTGTGGTCACTATGGGGGATGACAAGGAGGGGCCTCGGAGAGCCCTGACAAGGGTGCGGGAAGCAGACCGGGTTAGAG TGATCATTATGTGCATGCCTTCTGTCCTGATTGGTGGTCAGTCGCAGTACCAACTTCTGACAACAGCCTTGCACATGCGTATGATTGACCGTGGTTACGTGTTCATCCCCTATGACACCCTGCTTTACGCACTACCCTACAAGGATGCACATTACTATTCCTTAGGCAATGACACCAAGCTGCGGAAAGCCTTTGACGGGGTCCTCACCATCACTATGGATTCTGGAGAACGCAATTTCCATGAAGCCTTTAGAGATGCTCAAGACAGCTATGAAATCCGCAGCAGCACCCCACCAGAGCAG GTTTCTCCATTCTTTGGCACCATCTACAACATGATATACTACATAGCTATGGCAGCTGAGCAGGCCCGTGCCAATGGAGGCCGTTGGGTAACTGGTCAGATCCTGGCTGACAGCAAGGGCGGCTTTGATTTTGAAGGCTTCAATCAGCCGTTGAAGGCTGGCAGGAACGGTGAAGGCATGCAAGCTCCCTATGTAGTGCTCGACTACAGCGGCATTGGCAGCACCCTTTATTCCACTCATACTCTGCAGGCTATGTATACAGATGGCACGACTGGAAGCTTGAAATACATTCAATCGATACATTTCGCAGGCAGCACGCCCTACACAGACTCGGGTTGTTGGTTCAGCCCATACTTTGCCTGTGCTGGAG GCATGGATTCGGtgactattttatttttttcccttttggtCATCTCACTGATTGGATTTGGGGTGAACTTTGGTAGTCTCAA GAGAGGCACCAGAATTGGGTTCAGTtttggaggtggtggtgatggatcATCGAAAGTAGTTTTGACCCTGGATGACCTGATCTTCATCAACACTCAGATCAGCAAACGG AAGCTCACTGATGAAAGTATCTTGAGAAGCCAGCTGGATATGAAGACGCCTCACCATTCAGTGTCTGGACGCAGCTACTTGGCCTCCACACCAGACAGTTCGAATGTTGCCGTGTTTGAG GGTGACTGGGTTTGGTTGAAGAAATGCCCCACTGGAGTTGTATCAGGTGTTAACAGCAACACGGAGAACCTCTTTGTCAAG CTCAGAGACATGAGGCACGAGAACATCAATCTGTTCCTGGGGCTTTTCTTCGACTCTGGGATCTTTGGCATTGTGACCGAACACTGCAGCAGGGGCAGCTTGGAGGATCTGCTGAACAGCGAGGAAGTGCGTCTTGACTGGATGTTCAAGTCTTCCCTGTTAATGGATCTGATTCGG GGAATTAAGTATCTGCACAACCGCGACATCATCCATGGCCGGCTCAAATCCCGTAACTGTGTGGTAGACGGGCGCTTTGTGTTGAAGGTGACGGATTATGGGTACAACGAAATCTTGATTGCCCAGAGCattgacacagaggaggaaaagccTGAAG ATCTGCTTTGGACGGCTCCTGAGCTGCTGCGGAATCCcggtcagaggaggaggggcacTTACGCTGGTGATGTCTACAGCTTTTCCATCGTCTCTCAGGAGGTCATCTGCCGCTCTTCACCTTTCTGCATGCTGGATATGCCTCCCAAGG agATCGTCAGCAAGGTCAAAGATTGTCCTCCATTGTGTCGGCCTGTTATGTCAGTGGACGAGGCCCCGGTAGACGTGATACAAGTCATGAAACAGTGCTGGAGCGAAGAGCCGGAGAAGAGGCCGACCTTTGAGGAGATTTTCAAACag TTCAAGAACATCACCAAGGGAAAGAAGACCAACATCATCGACTCTATGCTGCGCATGTTGGAGCAGTACTCATCCAACTTGGAGGATCTGATTAGAGAGAGGACcgaggagctggaggtggagagacagaagacagacaagCTGTTGGCTCAGATGTTGCCCAA GTCTGTGGCTCAGGCACTGAAGACAGGAAAGCCCGTCAAACCCGAGCATTTCAGCGAGGTCACGCTGTACTTCAGTGACATCGTGGGCTTCACCACCATCTCAGCTCTCAGCGAACCCATCGAGGTTGTCGACTTACTCAATGACCTCTACACACTCTTTGATGCTATCATTGGACTGCATGACGTCTACAAG GTGGAAACTATCGGAGATGCCTACATGGTAGCTTCGGGAGTTCCCAGTAGGAACGGCAACCGTCATGCAGCTGAGATGGCCAACATGTCTCTGGACATCCTCCATTGCATCGGGACCTTCAAGATGAGGCACATGCCTGATCTCAAAGTCAGAATCCGTATTGGTCTGCACTCAG GCCCAGTGGTAGCAGGAGTCGTGGGTCTTACGATGCCTCGGTACTGTCTGTTTGGAGACACTGTCAACACAGCATCTCGAATGGAGTCCACGGGGTTGC CTTACAGGATCCATGTCAACCAAAGCACAGTCGATGTCCTGAACAGCTTGAAGCTGGGATACAAGATTCAAGTCAGAGGCCTGACCGAGTTAAAG GGAAAAGGCATTGAGAACACATACTGGTTGGTAGGGAGGGATGACTTCACCAAGCCGCTGCCTGTACCTCCAGACCTTCAAGG GGGAAGCAATCACGGCATTTCATTAGAGGAGGTACCTcctgacagaagacagaaattCCTGGATCGACAGAAGAAGATGGGCTAG
- the hsd20b2 gene encoding hydroxysteroid (20-beta) dehydrogenase 2 gives MKLGLTTFLNAYYEAILLSPELCCKMSFTDALTIVGGLAVVFHLLRLAWRCWCGFREFILSERWQVDLRTYGKWAVVTGATSGIGKAYATELARRGLDVVLVSRCHDKLQMVAKEIEDQYGRKTRTIQVDFTDGHSIYPAIAKGLQGLEIGILVNNVGMTYADHFAYFLEIPNIEQKITQVINCNVLSVAQMTRLVLPGMVERGTGLIINISSEVGIHPQPLLSLYSATKVFVTHLSHCLHAEYKAKGITVQCVSPLLVSTNMTHNMPVNSFVKSAPGFARDALNTVGYSSHTSGCLSHALQDAAIAILLPDWLRMSTAVIKKLSKLAEDSEYKRKLEGQREKQE, from the exons ATGAAATTAGGATTGACCACCTTTTTAAACGCATACTACGAGGCAATCCTGCTCAGTCCGGAGCTCTGCTGCAAAATGTCATTCACTGACGCTCTGACCATTGTTGGAGGACTCGCTGTTGTTTTCCACCTGCTGAGACTGGCCTGGAGATGTTGGTGTGGATTCAGAGAGTTTATTCTGTCAGAGCGCTGGCAAGTGGATTTAAGGACATATGGGAAATGGGCAG TTGTCACTGGTGCCACATCTGGCATCGGTAAAGCTTATGCCACAGAG CTGGCGCGTAGAGGCCTGGATGTTGTTCTGGTGAGCAGATGTCACGATAAGCTTCAAATGGTTGCCAAAGAGATAG AGGATCAGTATGGACGAAAGACTCGCACCATCCAAGTCGACTTCACAGACGGCCACAGTATCTACCCTGCTATAGCCAAAGGACTGCAAGGACTAGAGATCGGAATTCTGG TAAACAATGTGGGGATGACCTATGCTGATCATTTTGCCTATTTCCTGGAAATACCAAATATTGAACAA AAAATCACTCAGGTTATCAACTGTAACGTGCTGTCGGTCGCTCAG ATGACCAGACTGGTTCTCCCAGGCATGGTTGAAAG AGGAACGGGGCTGATCATTAATATCTCATCTGAAGTGGGCATCCATCCACAGCCTTTGTTGTCCCTTTATTCTGCCACAAAG GTTTTTGTGACACATCTCTCTCACTGCCTGCATGCTGAGTACAAGGCGAAGGGAATCACGGTTCAG TGTGTCAGCCCTCTCCTGGTGTCCACCAACATGACGCACAACATGCCGGTCAACAGCTTCGTGAAGAGCGCTCCAGGATTCGCCCGTGACGCCTTGAACACCGTGGGCTACTCCAGCCACACCAGCGGCTGTCTGTCCCACGCCCTCCAG GATGCGGCGATCGCAATACTCCTGCCTGACTGGCTGCGTATGTCGACAGCCGTC